One Buteo buteo chromosome 4, bButBut1.hap1.1, whole genome shotgun sequence DNA segment encodes these proteins:
- the GDF2 gene encoding growth/differentiation factor 2, whose protein sequence is MHYFGVLAALSVFNIIACLTRGKPLEDWDKLSAMGKSDAHFHDPGEVEDENHFNFKSFLENMKTDLLRSLNLSRVPSQVKTKEEPPQFMIDLYNRYAADKSSIPASNIVRSFSTEDVVSLASPEENPFQKHILLFNISIPRYEEITRAELRIYISCHREVGSLSRLEGNMAIYDVLDGDHRENPESTKSFLVSHNIQECGWEMFEVSSAVKRWVRADKLKTKNKLEVVIESKALGGFTCGKLDISVTSDTKNLPLLIVFSNDRSNGTKETKVELREMIVHEQESVIKKLGKNNTSSEEEEQGEEKAITGPHQHSSRSKRSIGANHCRRTSLHVNFEEIGWDSWIIAPKDYEAFECKGGCFFPLTDNVTPTKHAIVQTLVHLQNPKKASKACCVPTKLDSISILYKDDAGVPTLIYNYEGMKVAECGCR, encoded by the exons atgcattattttggAGTATTAGCTGCACTGTCTGTTTTCAACATCATTGCCTGTTTGACAAGAGGCAAGCCTTTGGAAGACTGGGACAAGTTATCAGCTATGGGAAAATCTGATGCACATTTTCATGATCCTGGGGAAGTGGAAGATGAGAACCATTTCAACTTTAAATCTTTCCTGGAGAATATGAAGACAGATTTACTAAGGAGTTTGAATTTGTCAAGAGTCCCCTCACAAGTGAAGACCAAAGAAGAACCACCACAGTTCATGATTGATTTATACAACAGATATGCTGCAGACAAGTCCTCCATCCCTGCATCCAATATTGTAAGGAGCTTCAGTACTGAAG ATGTTGTTTCTTTAGCTTCAccagaagaaaatccatttcAGAAACACATCTTGCTCTTCAACATCTCTATTCCACGATATGAGGAAATCACCAGAGCTGAACTGAGAATTTATATCTCCTGTCACAGGGAAGTTGGGTCTCTCTCTAGGCTGGAAGGCAACATGGCCATTTATGATGTTCTAGATGGTGATCACAGGGAAAACCCAGAAAGTACCAAATCTTTCCTTGTCTCCCATAATATCCAGGAATGTGGTTGGGAGATGTTTGAAGTGTCCAGCGCTGTGAAAAGATGGGTCAGGGCAGACAAACTGAAGACTAAAAACAAGCTAGAGGTTGTTATAGAGAGTAAGGCTCTGGGTGGTTTCACTTGTGGGAAGCTGGATATCAGTGTTACCTCTGACACTAAAAATCTGCCCCTGTTAATAGTGTTCTCCAATGACCGCAGCAATGGGACAAAAGAGACCAAAGTGGAGCTCCGAGAGATGATTGTTCATGAACAAGAAAGTGTGATAAAGAAATTAGGAAAGAACAACACTTCgtctgaagaggaagaacagggagaggaaaaggccATCACTGGGCCCCACCAGCATTCCTCCAGAAGCAAGAGAAGCATCGGAGCCAACCACTGCCGGAGAACTTCCCTCCATGTGAACTTTGAAGAGATTGGCTGGGATTCCTGGATCATTGCACCAAAAGATTATGAGGCTTTTGAGTGTAAAGGAGGTTGCTTCTTCCCTCTGACAGATAACGTTACCCCAACAAAACATGCTATTGTCCAAACTCTGGTGCATCtccaaaacccaaagaaagcTTCCAAGGCCTGTTGTGTTCCAACAAAATTGGATTCAATCTCCATTCTTTATAAGGATGATGCTGGTGTGCCCACTCTGATATATAACTATGAAGGGATGAAAGTGGCAGAGTGTGGCTGCAGGTAG